From a region of the Geothrix sp. 21YS21S-2 genome:
- a CDS encoding chloride channel protein, with the protein MVGLRWRAARTAWDLGMGTAVGLLAGTASFLFLWLLEGTLRLRAGHLWLVGLLPVFGIASAWLYTRWGGESERGSALILDEVLEFQGRVPSRMAPLVLAGTLLTHLGGGSAGREGTAVQMGASLARTIGKLPWAWLRLTRSRQRLLLMAGVSAGFGSLFGTPVAGALFGMEVIAIGKIHYEGLLVCTMASFAGDAICRGLGAPHVHFHPAALGLTPALGLKLALFALPVALVAGGFSELTHRLAAWTRRANPYLRAGLGGCAVAALALAFRTTDYLNLGTVWLPRVFEGAGPVPPWAFAAKVLFTVVTLGFGFKGGEVTPLFVIGALLGAALAPVLGVPVPFIAAVGFIAVFAAASNTPIASTLMGIELFGGGFAGPLAITSFLAYILVGHRGIYGGTRVHTQKDG; encoded by the coding sequence ATGGTCGGACTGCGGTGGAGGGCGGCGCGCACCGCCTGGGATCTGGGGATGGGCACGGCGGTGGGCCTGCTGGCGGGGACTGCGAGCTTCCTGTTCCTGTGGCTCCTGGAGGGGACCCTGCGCCTGCGGGCGGGGCACCTCTGGCTGGTGGGGCTCCTGCCGGTCTTCGGGATCGCGAGCGCTTGGCTGTATACCCGCTGGGGTGGGGAATCCGAGCGGGGCAGCGCCCTCATCCTGGACGAAGTGCTGGAATTCCAGGGTCGGGTCCCATCCCGCATGGCCCCCCTGGTGCTGGCGGGCACCCTCCTGACCCACCTGGGCGGCGGCTCCGCGGGCCGGGAGGGCACGGCCGTGCAAATGGGCGCGAGCCTCGCCCGGACCATCGGCAAGCTCCCCTGGGCCTGGCTGCGCCTCACGCGGAGCCGTCAGCGCCTCCTCCTCATGGCGGGCGTGTCCGCGGGCTTCGGTTCGCTGTTCGGGACCCCGGTGGCCGGGGCCCTGTTCGGCATGGAGGTCATCGCCATCGGAAAGATCCACTATGAGGGCCTCCTCGTCTGCACCATGGCCAGCTTCGCCGGGGACGCCATCTGCCGGGGCCTGGGGGCCCCCCACGTGCATTTCCACCCCGCGGCCCTGGGCCTGACGCCCGCGCTGGGGCTGAAGCTGGCGCTCTTCGCGCTGCCGGTGGCCCTGGTGGCCGGCGGGTTCTCGGAGCTCACCCACCGGTTGGCCGCCTGGACCCGCCGGGCCAACCCCTACCTGCGGGCCGGCCTGGGGGGCTGCGCGGTCGCCGCCCTGGCGCTGGCCTTCCGCACCACGGACTACCTCAACCTGGGCACGGTCTGGCTCCCCCGGGTCTTCGAGGGGGCCGGGCCGGTGCCCCCGTGGGCCTTCGCGGCCAAGGTCCTCTTCACGGTCGTGACGCTGGGCTTCGGGTTCAAGGGGGGCGAGGTCACGCCGCTGTTCGTCATCGGGGCGCTGCTGGGGGCGGCCCTGGCGCCGGTCCTGGGGGTGCCCGTGCCCTTCATCGCGGCGGTGGGGTTCATCGCCGTGTTCGCCGCGGCCAGCAACACGCCCATCGCGTCCACCCTCATGGGGATCGAGCTGTTCGGGGGCGGGTTCGCGGGGCCGCTGGCGATCACCTCCTTCCTGGCCTACATCCTCGTGGGGCACCGGGGCATCTACGGCGGGACCCGGGTCCACACGCAGAAGGACGGCTGA
- a CDS encoding M48 family metallopeptidase, translated as MKKKSVWAILAACLALGLGLGFTAKVRAGAASREAAMIRPVDDAWRAALPRDPEQATAAYLARISPEARGRSDAYFTGGYWLQLGSFLVTLGSFGLLLATGASAAMREFAERATRRRPLQTMLYAVLFMAATWVIQLPLGVAGDFIREHRYGMATQSFPHWMKDQVVGLLVSTVILALALAALYGALRRFPRTWWIWGTGGGVLVLAFVMFIAPAFIDPLFNAYKPLPEGPARQAILSLARANGVPAKDVLWFDASRQTNRVSANVSGILGTTAVRLNDNLLNRSTLPEIKGVMAHELGHYVLNHLYKALMFFALVLLAGFAFVAWAFEALRSRAGSWGIRDIGDPAGLPLLAGLFTLFMFVLTPALNTDTRVQETEADLFGVNASLEPDGFAEAQLKLVEYRKADPGPVEEFLFFDHPSPRKRILTAMRYKAEHFPR; from the coding sequence ATGAAAAAGAAATCCGTCTGGGCGATCCTTGCCGCCTGCCTGGCGCTTGGCCTCGGTCTGGGCTTCACCGCCAAGGTCCGCGCGGGCGCGGCGTCCCGCGAGGCGGCCATGATCCGGCCCGTGGACGACGCCTGGCGCGCGGCGCTGCCCCGGGATCCGGAACAGGCCACGGCGGCCTACCTGGCCCGGATCTCCCCCGAGGCCCGCGGGCGTTCGGACGCCTACTTCACGGGAGGCTACTGGCTTCAACTGGGGAGCTTCCTGGTCACCCTCGGCTCCTTCGGGCTTCTGCTGGCCACCGGCGCCTCCGCGGCCATGCGGGAGTTCGCCGAGCGCGCCACCCGCCGCCGGCCCCTTCAGACCATGCTCTACGCGGTGCTGTTCATGGCCGCCACCTGGGTCATCCAGCTGCCCCTTGGCGTGGCCGGCGACTTCATCCGGGAGCACCGGTACGGCATGGCCACCCAGTCCTTTCCCCATTGGATGAAGGACCAGGTGGTGGGCCTGCTGGTCTCCACGGTCATCCTGGCCCTCGCCCTGGCCGCCCTCTATGGTGCCCTCCGGCGGTTCCCCCGCACCTGGTGGATCTGGGGCACCGGCGGGGGCGTGCTGGTCCTGGCCTTCGTGATGTTCATCGCCCCGGCCTTCATCGACCCGCTCTTCAACGCGTACAAGCCGCTTCCGGAGGGCCCCGCCCGCCAGGCCATCCTCTCTCTGGCCCGGGCCAACGGCGTGCCGGCCAAGGATGTCCTCTGGTTCGACGCCTCCCGGCAGACCAACCGGGTCAGCGCCAATGTGAGCGGCATCCTCGGCACCACCGCCGTGCGCCTCAACGACAACCTCCTCAACCGGTCCACCCTGCCCGAGATCAAGGGCGTCATGGCCCATGAGCTCGGCCACTACGTGCTCAACCACCTGTACAAGGCCCTGATGTTCTTCGCGCTGGTCCTCTTGGCCGGGTTCGCCTTCGTGGCCTGGGCCTTCGAGGCGCTGCGCAGCCGTGCCGGGTCCTGGGGCATCCGGGACATCGGCGATCCGGCGGGGCTGCCGCTCCTGGCGGGCCTGTTCACCCTCTTCATGTTCGTCCTGACGCCGGCGCTGAACACCGATACCCGCGTCCAGGAGACCGAGGCGGACCTGTTCGGGGTGAACGCGTCCCTGGAGCCCGACGGCTTCGCCGAGGCGCAGCTGAAGCTGGTGGAGTACCGGAAGGCGGATCCGGGCCCGGTGGAGGAGTTCCTCTTCTTCGACCATCCCAGCCCCCGCAAGCGCATCCTCACCGCCATGCGCTACAAGGCCGAGCATTTCCCCAGGTGA
- a CDS encoding diguanylate cyclase domain-containing protein, translating to MNLPPLPPLDLHTLAFVLGLGSVLQVLALYGQYRSNASRAGLGSWALGSLALVLAFVANALRAVPALSPYGIVANNVLFMVGAALNYVGVLKFFDRKPPGAGLGVFMGGALATAAVLTFTGADPSGRRVLLSAGIGILSLLTLRALRENRAPSIAPSVDFLSVVFGVHGAFFVFRAATPFLGLPANGLFMTTLLPITTYLAAIAGSILWSFGFIILVNQRLNAESREAGEHLQEVNRFLSEVIENNGALIYVKDLEGRYELVNSKWEEVTGRSRRDALGRTDEEIFPGGAGERFRRVDEEVMRGGKLVEAEESLATGNGQRYFLSTKFPLWTAGKAVRGLCGMSTDITGSKLDAMRIQELATQLGLERDYAQASARTDALTRLANRGQFDEVLHAEFQRLKRSGSPLSLILLDVDHFKLYNDRYGHPAGDECLRRLARALKAAVGRPSDLPARYGGEEFAVVLPDTGPKGTQALAERIRRAVEDLAIPHEGNSASAHVTVSLGTATRAGSALHSPDKLLMLADEALYRAKQGGRNRIETALGDSGPDEGHPDLVRLVWRDAAESGNATIDAQHRALFDDANSLLSAVVAGLPREVCLPLMERLLGDLAGHFRHEEGLLRAAGYPQAEAHAACHAGLLARARALVADYERDALQVGELFGFVADEVVSQHMFREDRKYFPYM from the coding sequence TTGAACCTTCCCCCCCTGCCCCCCCTGGACCTCCACACCCTGGCCTTCGTGCTCGGACTCGGCTCCGTGCTGCAGGTGCTGGCCCTCTATGGCCAGTACCGGTCCAACGCCTCCCGGGCCGGCCTGGGCTCCTGGGCCCTGGGGAGCCTCGCCCTGGTGCTCGCCTTCGTCGCCAACGCGCTGCGGGCCGTGCCCGCCCTCAGCCCCTACGGCATCGTCGCCAACAACGTCCTCTTCATGGTCGGGGCGGCGCTCAACTACGTCGGCGTCCTCAAGTTCTTCGACCGCAAGCCCCCGGGCGCCGGGCTCGGGGTCTTCATGGGCGGCGCGCTGGCGACGGCGGCGGTGCTCACCTTCACCGGGGCCGATCCCTCCGGGCGCCGGGTCCTCCTGTCGGCGGGCATCGGGATCCTGTCCCTGCTGACCCTGCGCGCCCTCCGCGAGAACCGGGCCCCGTCCATCGCCCCTTCCGTCGATTTCCTCTCCGTGGTCTTCGGGGTGCACGGCGCCTTCTTCGTCTTCCGGGCCGCCACGCCCTTCCTGGGGCTCCCCGCGAACGGGCTGTTCATGACCACCCTGCTGCCGATCACGACCTACCTGGCGGCCATCGCGGGGAGCATCCTCTGGAGCTTCGGGTTCATCATCCTGGTGAACCAGCGGCTGAACGCCGAGAGCCGCGAGGCGGGGGAACACCTCCAGGAGGTCAACCGGTTCCTCTCCGAGGTCATCGAGAACAACGGCGCCCTCATCTACGTCAAGGACCTGGAAGGCCGCTACGAGCTGGTCAACAGCAAGTGGGAGGAGGTCACGGGCCGCTCCCGCCGGGACGCCCTGGGCCGCACGGACGAGGAGATCTTCCCCGGCGGCGCGGGGGAGCGGTTCCGGCGCGTGGACGAGGAGGTCATGCGGGGCGGCAAGCTGGTGGAAGCGGAAGAGAGCCTCGCCACGGGAAACGGCCAGCGCTACTTCCTCTCCACCAAGTTTCCCCTCTGGACCGCCGGGAAGGCCGTTCGCGGCCTCTGCGGGATGTCCACCGACATCACCGGGAGCAAGCTGGACGCGATGCGGATCCAGGAACTGGCCACCCAGCTGGGCCTCGAGCGGGACTACGCCCAGGCCAGCGCCAGGACCGACGCCCTGACCCGCCTGGCCAACCGGGGGCAGTTCGACGAGGTGCTGCACGCCGAGTTCCAGCGGCTCAAGCGCTCCGGGTCGCCCCTGTCCCTGATCCTCCTGGACGTGGATCACTTCAAGCTCTACAACGACCGGTACGGGCATCCGGCGGGGGACGAGTGCCTGCGGCGCCTGGCGCGGGCCCTCAAGGCCGCCGTCGGGCGGCCCTCGGACCTCCCGGCCCGGTATGGCGGCGAGGAGTTCGCGGTGGTCCTCCCCGACACGGGGCCGAAGGGAACGCAGGCCCTGGCGGAGCGCATCCGCCGGGCCGTGGAGGACCTGGCCATCCCCCACGAGGGCAATTCCGCATCCGCCCATGTCACCGTCAGCCTGGGGACCGCCACCCGCGCGGGCTCCGCACTCCACTCGCCCGACAAGCTTCTCATGCTGGCCGACGAGGCCCTCTACCGCGCCAAGCAGGGCGGACGGAACCGCATCGAAACCGCCCTGGGCGACTCCGGGCCGGACGAGGGCCACCCCGATCTGGTCCGGCTGGTGTGGCGGGATGCGGCGGAAAGCGGGAACGCCACCATCGACGCCCAGCACCGGGCCCTGTTCGACGACGCCAACAGCCTGCTCTCGGCCGTGGTGGCGGGACTGCCCCGGGAGGTATGCCTCCCCCTGATGGAGCGGCTCCTGGGGGACCTCGCCGGCCATTTCCGGCACGAGGAGGGCCTCCTCCGCGCCGCGGGCTATCCCCAGGCCGAAGCCCATGCCGCCTGCCATGCCGGCCTCCTCGCACGGGCCCGGGCCCTGGTCGCGGACTACGAACGGGATGCCCTGCAGGTGGGCGAGCTCTTCGGGTTCGTGGCCGACGAGGTGGTCTCCCAGCATATGTTCCGGGAGGACCGGAAGTACTTCCCCTATATGTGA
- a CDS encoding SRPBCC family protein, with amino-acid sequence MSVFRHSREIPASPASVFAAIQDPARLARWWGPDGFTNTFSTFEFRPGGPWLFTMHGPDGTGYPNESEFLEIVPGSLVRIRHVNLPHFELSIALEPCAAGTLVTWTGVFENAEFAENMRGFLEKANEQNLDRLAREVGAGGPVGV; translated from the coding sequence ATGTCGGTCTTCCGCCATTCCCGAGAGATCCCGGCCTCCCCCGCATCCGTCTTCGCCGCCATCCAGGATCCGGCGCGGCTTGCCCGCTGGTGGGGTCCGGACGGGTTCACGAACACGTTCAGCACCTTCGAATTCCGCCCGGGCGGACCTTGGCTGTTCACGATGCACGGCCCGGACGGGACTGGCTATCCGAACGAGTCGGAGTTCCTGGAGATCGTCCCCGGGTCCCTGGTCCGGATCCGGCACGTCAACCTGCCGCACTTCGAGCTTTCCATCGCCCTGGAGCCCTGCGCGGCCGGGACCCTCGTTACCTGGACCGGCGTCTTCGAAAACGCCGAATTCGCCGAGAACATGCGGGGGTTCCTCGAGAAGGCCAACGAACAGAACCTGGACCGGTTGGCGCGCGAGGTCGGCGCTGGCGGGCCGGTGGGCGTCTGA
- a CDS encoding CoA-binding protein has translation MTQVPDAVAAFLSGRRIIVAGVSRAGSSPANAIFRKLKRSGYEVVPVNPNASKVEGQDCYPDIPSVPGTVDGVIVATHPSVSAGVASAALARGIRHIWFHRSFGDGSVSVEALQACRDHGVEPIEGGCPLMYCQPVDLGHRIFRWWLGRSHRVPT, from the coding sequence ATGACCCAGGTTCCCGACGCCGTTGCCGCATTCCTTTCGGGCAGGCGAATCATCGTCGCCGGCGTTTCGCGGGCCGGTTCCTCGCCGGCGAACGCGATCTTCAGGAAGCTCAAAAGGTCCGGCTACGAGGTCGTTCCGGTCAATCCGAACGCGTCCAAGGTCGAAGGCCAGGATTGCTACCCTGACATCCCGTCCGTGCCCGGCACGGTGGACGGCGTGATCGTCGCGACGCACCCGTCGGTCTCGGCCGGGGTGGCCAGCGCCGCCCTGGCCAGGGGCATCCGGCACATCTGGTTCCACCGGTCCTTCGGGGATGGCAGCGTCTCCGTCGAAGCCCTCCAGGCCTGCCGCGATCACGGGGTGGAACCCATCGAGGGCGGTTGTCCGCTCATGTACTGCCAGCCGGTCGACCTGGGGCACCGGATCTTCCGGTGGTGGCTGGGACGCAGCCACCGGGTTCCGACCTAG
- a CDS encoding DUF1801 domain-containing protein has protein sequence MKKAETAQDPSASELISDRIAGLRDWRGEALGRMRALIREADPDVVEEWKWANPVWSHAGIICTGESYKSVVKLTFARGASLEDPERLFNSSLEGKTRRAIDIREGEEVDASAFKALVRQAAALNLLKNPG, from the coding sequence ATGAAGAAGGCGGAAACCGCCCAGGATCCATCGGCATCGGAACTCATCTCCGACCGGATCGCCGGGCTCCGGGACTGGCGCGGGGAGGCCCTGGGCCGGATGCGCGCCCTCATCCGGGAGGCGGACCCGGACGTCGTCGAGGAATGGAAGTGGGCCAACCCGGTGTGGTCGCACGCGGGCATCATCTGCACGGGCGAATCCTACAAGAGCGTCGTGAAGCTCACCTTCGCCAGGGGCGCGTCCCTGGAGGACCCGGAACGGCTCTTCAACTCCAGCCTGGAGGGGAAGACGCGCCGGGCCATCGACATCCGCGAAGGCGAAGAGGTCGACGCGTCCGCCTTCAAGGCGCTCGTTCGCCAAGCGGCCGCCCTCAACCTCCTCAAGAACCCCGGTTAG
- the chrA gene encoding chromate efflux transporter has protein sequence MTGPLLEVAGFFLRLGFTAFGGPAAHIALMEQEAVGRREWLTRADFLDLLGAANLIPGPSSTQLAMSLGYRRAGWAGLALGGVCFILPASLLTLALAWGYVRFGRLPQAQGLLYGIKPVVLAIVFQALWNLGRTAFRTRLLAVLGGLALAAAFLGLHPLVVLLGAGLAAAVRVMKPGTAIAWLPMAAGGALPAVGLGSLFLFFLKLGSVLFGSGYVLLAFLKADLVDRYRWLTQAQLLDAVAVGQVTPGPVFTTATFIGYVLRGWPGALAATVGIFLPSFFFVAALGLLVPRLRKSAGMAAFLDGINVGALALMASVTWALSRAAVVDPWTAALGAASGFLLIRFKVNPTWLVLGGGGVGLLLLR, from the coding sequence ATGACGGGTCCCCTGCTTGAAGTGGCCGGCTTCTTCCTCCGCCTGGGCTTCACCGCCTTCGGAGGCCCCGCCGCCCACATCGCCCTCATGGAGCAGGAGGCCGTGGGCCGCCGGGAATGGCTGACGCGGGCGGACTTCCTGGACCTGCTGGGGGCGGCCAACCTCATCCCGGGGCCCAGTTCCACGCAGCTGGCCATGAGCCTGGGCTACCGCCGGGCGGGCTGGGCCGGGCTCGCGCTGGGCGGGGTCTGCTTCATCCTTCCGGCGTCCCTCCTGACCTTGGCGCTGGCATGGGGTTACGTGCGCTTCGGCCGCCTGCCCCAGGCGCAGGGCCTCCTCTACGGCATCAAGCCGGTTGTGCTCGCCATCGTGTTCCAGGCCCTGTGGAACCTGGGCCGGACGGCCTTCCGGACCCGCCTCCTGGCGGTGCTGGGCGGCCTGGCGCTGGCCGCCGCCTTCCTGGGGCTCCATCCGCTGGTGGTGCTCCTGGGGGCCGGACTGGCCGCCGCCGTCCGGGTGATGAAGCCGGGGACCGCCATCGCCTGGCTGCCCATGGCCGCCGGGGGCGCCCTGCCCGCCGTGGGCCTGGGGAGCCTGTTCCTCTTCTTCCTCAAGCTGGGGTCCGTGCTCTTCGGCAGCGGCTACGTCCTCCTGGCCTTCCTCAAGGCGGACCTGGTGGACCGGTACCGCTGGCTCACCCAGGCCCAGCTCCTGGACGCCGTGGCGGTGGGGCAGGTGACGCCGGGTCCGGTGTTCACCACCGCGACCTTCATCGGCTACGTCCTGCGGGGCTGGCCGGGGGCCCTTGCCGCCACGGTGGGGATCTTCCTGCCCTCGTTCTTCTTCGTGGCCGCCCTGGGGCTCCTGGTTCCCAGGCTGCGCAAGTCAGCCGGCATGGCCGCCTTCCTGGACGGCATCAATGTGGGGGCCCTGGCCCTCATGGCCTCGGTGACCTGGGCCTTGAGCCGGGCCGCCGTGGTGGATCCCTGGACCGCCGCCCTGGGGGCGGCCAGCGGCTTCCTGCTCATCCGGTTCAAAGTGAACCCCACCTGGCTGGTCCTGGGGGGCGGGGGGGTGGGCCTGCTTTTGTTGAGATAG
- a CDS encoding MFS transporter, with translation MTPADRSSGRRTLFVAGMAHAMHDGYTDTIFVLLPLWQAEFRLGYGMIAMMRGLYSGAMAGLQVPAGFLADRLGGRVVLALGTALTALGYLLAGFTGSLAGLCLALAAAGAGSSTQHPVGSAAVARAYGDKARGPLGIYNFTGDLGKAAFPAAAALLLMRMPWRGMLGLMAAFGLCAALAIGLLLPDAPQAGSALGPETPRRGGGRGGFPLLFAIGVIDSAVRMGLLTFLPFLLKAKGAGLPTVGLGLALVFLGGAGGKFSCGWLGGRIGVLWTVALTEGGTAAAILLLLALPLTPALAVLPLLGIMLNGTSSVLYGTVPELAATDRTERAFALFYTGTIGSGALSPVLYGLLGDAVGVTWAAAATALTALATLPLAVALAPHLVGDRAG, from the coding sequence ATGACCCCAGCGGATCGCTCCAGTGGACGGCGCACCCTCTTCGTCGCCGGCATGGCCCATGCGATGCATGACGGCTACACGGACACGATCTTCGTGCTGCTGCCGCTGTGGCAGGCGGAATTCAGGCTGGGCTACGGGATGATCGCCATGATGCGCGGCCTCTATTCGGGGGCGATGGCGGGGCTGCAGGTGCCCGCCGGATTCCTTGCGGATCGCCTGGGCGGGCGGGTGGTGTTGGCGCTGGGCACGGCGCTCACGGCCCTGGGCTACCTGCTCGCGGGTTTCACGGGGAGTCTGGCGGGGCTCTGCCTGGCGCTGGCCGCGGCCGGCGCGGGGTCCAGCACCCAGCACCCCGTGGGCTCGGCGGCCGTGGCGCGGGCCTACGGCGACAAGGCGCGGGGTCCCTTGGGCATCTACAATTTCACGGGCGACCTGGGCAAGGCCGCCTTCCCCGCCGCGGCCGCGCTGCTGCTCATGCGGATGCCCTGGCGGGGGATGCTGGGGCTGATGGCGGCGTTCGGCCTCTGCGCCGCCCTCGCCATCGGCCTGCTCCTTCCGGACGCCCCGCAGGCCGGCAGCGCCCTGGGGCCGGAGACCCCGCGCCGGGGCGGAGGACGGGGCGGGTTTCCGCTGCTCTTCGCCATCGGGGTCATCGACAGTGCGGTGCGCATGGGGCTGCTGACGTTCCTGCCGTTCCTGCTCAAGGCCAAGGGCGCGGGCCTGCCCACGGTCGGCCTGGGCCTCGCCCTGGTGTTCCTGGGCGGCGCCGGGGGGAAGTTCAGCTGCGGCTGGCTGGGAGGCAGGATCGGAGTGCTGTGGACCGTCGCGCTCACGGAGGGAGGCACGGCCGCGGCCATCCTCCTCCTTCTTGCCCTGCCCCTGACGCCGGCGCTGGCGGTGCTGCCCCTGCTGGGGATCATGCTGAACGGCACCTCCTCGGTCCTCTACGGCACCGTCCCGGAGCTGGCCGCCACCGACCGGACGGAACGCGCCTTCGCACTGTTCTACACCGGCACCATCGGCAGCGGCGCCCTGTCGCCGGTCCTCTACGGCCTGCTGGGGGACGCGGTGGGGGTGACCTGGGCCGCCGCGGCCACCGCCCTCACGGCCCTGGCCACCCTGCCCCTGGCCGTGGCGCTGGCGCCGCACCTGGTCGGGGACCGGGCGGGTTGA
- a CDS encoding sensor histidine kinase, whose protein sequence is MPESPIDSRSEGTLAPKVALAGFWLVVALAHLAAPPELRERTWPAAYGLLEALACVSLLLRAWKTSGPERTAWGFLAASTLTDTTNLALTALVALGVRMPYEAVSSLLNLATGVLVVVGVLSFPRPLERRSRGKRQFLDSLIFATSLLLLLWVMGVQSSLRSAGTGMGFRVFLAYLNAALLGGGVVYITSGHLGRARGAFGWLAMSAVAWLASLAFWTLSGLPPQVHRQGWIVVAGLIPLCQGLAAWSPHSAEGGDPRVEGPWRFFRSLPYLPMAASIAALSWILAWRPEDVTRETFGIFLVMVVFLVLRMLQAIRDLQASNSHLEQRVVQRTQALEKAQETLLRTERMNTLATLGAGLTHDLNNLLGALRGTAELMNAHLEEGQEPTRRDVKRIIDISEKASRATQRLMNFGRRGEAAPGNTAQDIAEALAASREIMRMLLPDSITLSMGIDPATCAALVETSTLEQVLVNLVSNAKDAMPQGGAVAIRLFPGTMAEGGSAAILEVSDTGHGIRPEDQESIFDPFFTTKPEGKGTGLGLASVRALMEAQNGTVDVVSFPGKGTTFRLAFPALP, encoded by the coding sequence TTGCCCGAATCCCCCATCGACAGCCGGTCCGAAGGCACCCTGGCCCCCAAGGTGGCCCTGGCCGGCTTCTGGCTGGTGGTCGCCCTGGCGCACCTGGCCGCGCCGCCGGAGCTGCGGGAGCGGACCTGGCCCGCGGCCTACGGCCTCCTGGAGGCCCTGGCCTGCGTCAGCCTCCTCCTGCGCGCCTGGAAGACCTCCGGCCCCGAGCGCACCGCCTGGGGCTTCCTGGCCGCGTCGACCCTCACCGACACCACCAACCTGGCCCTGACCGCCCTGGTCGCCCTGGGCGTTCGGATGCCCTACGAGGCGGTCTCCTCCCTGCTGAACCTGGCCACCGGCGTGCTGGTGGTGGTGGGGGTCCTCAGCTTCCCGAGGCCCCTGGAGCGCCGGAGCCGGGGCAAGCGCCAGTTCCTGGACAGCCTCATCTTCGCCACCTCCCTCCTGCTCCTGCTGTGGGTGATGGGCGTGCAGAGCTCCCTCCGCTCGGCGGGCACGGGCATGGGGTTCCGGGTCTTCCTGGCCTACCTGAACGCCGCGCTCCTGGGCGGAGGCGTCGTGTACATCACCTCCGGCCACCTGGGCCGGGCCCGGGGGGCCTTCGGCTGGCTGGCCATGTCCGCCGTGGCCTGGCTGGCGTCGCTGGCCTTCTGGACGCTGTCCGGACTGCCGCCCCAGGTGCACCGCCAGGGGTGGATCGTGGTGGCCGGCCTGATCCCCCTGTGCCAGGGCCTGGCCGCATGGTCGCCCCATTCCGCGGAGGGCGGGGATCCCAGGGTCGAGGGTCCCTGGCGGTTCTTCCGGTCCCTGCCCTACCTGCCCATGGCCGCGAGCATCGCCGCGCTGAGCTGGATCCTGGCCTGGCGCCCCGAGGACGTGACCCGGGAGACCTTCGGCATCTTCCTGGTGATGGTGGTATTCCTGGTGCTCCGCATGCTCCAGGCCATCCGCGACCTCCAGGCCTCCAACAGCCACCTGGAGCAGCGGGTCGTCCAGCGCACCCAGGCCCTGGAGAAGGCCCAGGAGACCCTCCTGCGCACCGAGCGCATGAACACCCTGGCCACCCTCGGCGCCGGCCTCACCCACGACCTGAACAACCTCCTGGGCGCCCTGCGCGGCACCGCCGAGCTCATGAACGCCCATCTCGAGGAGGGCCAGGAGCCCACCCGGCGCGACGTGAAGCGGATCATCGACATCTCCGAAAAGGCCAGCCGGGCCACCCAGCGCCTGATGAACTTCGGCCGGCGCGGGGAGGCCGCCCCCGGCAACACCGCCCAGGACATAGCCGAGGCCCTGGCCGCCAGCCGCGAGATCATGCGGATGCTCCTCCCCGACAGCATCACCCTCTCGATGGGCATCGACCCCGCCACCTGCGCCGCCCTGGTGGAGACCTCCACCCTCGAGCAGGTGCTCGTGAACCTGGTGAGCAACGCCAAGGACGCCATGCCCCAGGGCGGCGCGGTGGCCATTCGCCTGTTCCCCGGCACCATGGCCGAGGGCGGCTCCGCCGCCATCCTGGAGGTGAGCGACACCGGCCACGGCATCCGGCCGGAGGATCAGGAGTCCATCTTCGACCCCTTCTTCACCACCAAGCCCGAGGGCAAGGGCACCGGCCTGGGCCTGGCCTCCGTGCGGGCGCTCATGGAGGCCCAGAACGGGACGGTGGACGTGGTGAGCTTCCCCGGAAAGGGGACCACCTTCCGCCTGGCGTTCCCGGCCCTGCCCTGA